The following coding sequences are from one Musa acuminata AAA Group cultivar baxijiao chromosome BXJ2-4, Cavendish_Baxijiao_AAA, whole genome shotgun sequence window:
- the LOC135608769 gene encoding protein CUP-SHAPED COTYLEDON 2-like yields the protein MDPVDVVPSGYRFLPTAEELVVDYLANCVAGTPLPSRAVAFADVYGTEPWNLLCNGRQEGYFFAERKPKNSGGPRVDRRAGTGSWTLNKKQEPVKSIVDGREMVVGRKSFLSFNDGRRKNSGWVMYEYEMCSPGFERRVLCHVKKSSHHAISGGNFIKKVESTFTEAATETISGGSLVGQKRNREESSTLSAKALTPSKKPAHSLQSDVSPPPTAVVQHPISARPVTPPESRLSSVDSVAPNEAGVPSAALSSTDVGGGEPLITVEELEAFLASPSPSVDLGDEQNCIDDAFFAREVEASLMSDDTDTASNTIPKASPSDLVDLLLMPDDTRIDSTTVVEVSSSSSSIDLVACEKMYFTDDPFFWSLEEVHAFLMSDDTFAASTTEQMACVDDARSTTPKALQASLISDGTGTDSTTAEVVSSSSSYDFVRCEQTENVVDVDDFMQEIDALMKSDDTPVDSAMISWLEQ from the coding sequence ATGGATCCCGTCGACGTCGTTCCGAGTGGttacaggttccttcccacggcggaggaactcgtgGTCGACTACCTCGCCAACTGCGTTGCCGGCACACCGCTCCCTagccgcgctgtcgccttcgccgatgtctacggcaccgagccgtggaatcttctctgcaacggtcgacaggagggctatttctttgcggagcgcaagcccaagaacagcggcGGCCCGCGCGTCGATCGAAGGGCCGGCACCGGTTCTTGGACTCTGAACAAAAAGCAAGAACCCGTCAAGTCCATCGTCGacgggcgcgagatggtggtggGACGAAAGAGCTTCCTCTCCTTCAACGATGGCCGGCGGAAAAACTCCGGGTGGGTAATGTATGAGTATGAGATGTGTTCCCCGGGcttcgagagacgagttctctgtcacgttaAGAAGAGTTCGCATCATGCCATCTCCGGCGGCAATTTCATCAAAAAGGTTGAGTCGACGTTCACGGAGGCCGCGACAGAGACGATCTCCGGCGGCAGCCTCGTTGGgcagaagagaaatagagaggaatcttctactctctcagCAAAAGCATTGACTCCCTCAAAGAAGCCAGCACATTCATTgcagtccgacgtctcaccacctccaaccgcggtggtgcaacaTCCCATATCGGCTCGTCCTGTGACACCCCCGGAGAGTCGTCTTTCCTCGGTCGACTCAgttgcaccgaacgaagccggagtcccATCCGCCGCTCTATCGTCAACGGATGTCGGCGGAGGTGAGCCCTTGATAACTGTGGAAGAActcgaagcattcttggcttcgccttcgccgtcggtcgatcttggcgaTGAACAGAACTGCATCGACGATGCTTTCTTCGCCCGAGAGGTTGAAGCCTCCTTgatgtcggatgacaccgacacagcctcgaataccatcccgaaggcctcgCCGTCAGACCTAGTCGATCTTCTATtgatgcccgatgacactcgaattgattcgaccacggtcgtaGAGGTTTCCTCGTCATCGTCGTCGATCGACTTGGTCGCGTGTGAGAAGATGTACTTCACCGACGATCCCTTCTTTTGGAGCCTGGAAGAGGTCCATGCCTTCCtgatgtccgatgacaccttCGCTGCATCGACTACGGAACAAATGGCGTGCGTGGACGATGCTCGCTCGACAACCCCGAAAGCGTTGCAAGCCTCGTTGATTTCTGATGGCACCGGCACTGATTCGACCACGGCCGAAGTGGTTTCGTCGTCATCGTCGTACGACTTTGTTCGGTGTGAGCAGACGGAGAACGTAGTCGATGTCGACGACTTCATGCAAGAGATTGATGCCCTCATGAAGTCCGATGACACACCTGTGGATTCGGCAATGATCTCGTGGCTGGAGCAGTAG
- the LOC135608770 gene encoding protein CUP-SHAPED COTYLEDON 2-like, protein MDPVDVVPSGYRFLPTAEELVVDYLANCVAGTRLPSRAVAFADVYGTEPWNLLCNGRQEGYFFAERKPKNSGGPRVDRRAGTGSWTLNKKQEPVKSIVDGREMVVGRKSFLSFNDGRRKNSGWVMYEYEMCSPGFERRVLCHVKKSSHHAISGGNFIKKVESTFTEAATETISGGSLVGQKRNREESSTLSAKALTPSKKPAHSLQSDVSPPPTAVVQHPISARPVTPPESRLSSVDSVAPNEAGVPSAALSSTDVGGGEPLITVEELEAFLASPSPSVDLGDEQNCIDDAFFTREVEASLMSDDTDTASNTIPKASPSGLVDPRLMPDDTRIDSTTVVEVSTSSSSIDLVACEKMYFTDDPFFWSLEEVHAFLMSDDTFAASTTEQMACVDDARSTTPKALQASLISDGTGTDSTTAEVVSSSSSYDFVGYEQTENVVDVDDFMQEIDALMKSDDTPVDSAMISWLEQ, encoded by the coding sequence ATGGATCCAGTCGACGTCGTTCCGAGTGGttacaggttccttcccacggcggaggaactcgtgGTCGACTACCTCGCCAACTGCGTTGCCGGCACACGGCTCCCTagccgcgctgtcgccttcgccgatgtctacggcaccgagccgtggaatcttctctgcaacggtcgacaggagggctatttctttgcggagcgcaagcccaagaacagcggcGGCCCGCGCGTCGATCGAAGGGCCGGCACCGGTTCTTGGACTCTGAACAAAAAGCAAGAACCCGTCAAGTCCATCGTCGacgggcgcgagatggtggtggGACGAAAGAGCTTCCTCTCCTTCAACGATGGCCGGCGGAAAAACTCCGGGTGGGTAATGTATGAGTATGAGATGTGTTCCCCGGGcttcgagagacgagttctctgtcacgttaAGAAGAGTTCGCATCATGCCATCTCCGGCGGCAATTTCATCAAAAAGGTTGAGTCGACGTTCACGGAGGCCGCGACAGAGACGATCTCCGGCGGCAGCCTCGTTGGgcagaagagaaatagagaggaatcttctactctctcagCAAAAGCATTGACTCCCTCAAAGAAGCCAGCACATTCATTgcagtccgacgtctcaccacctccaaccgcggtggtgcaacaTCCCATATCGGCTCGTCCTGTGACACCCCCGGAGAGTCGTCTTTCCTCGGTCGACTCAgttgcaccgaacgaagccggagtcccATCCGCCGCTCTATCGTCAACGGATGTCGGCGGAGGTGAGCCCTTGATAACTGTGGAAGAActcgaagcattcttggcttcgccttcgccgtcggtcgatcttggcgaTGAACAGAACTGCATCGACGATGCTTTCTTCACCCGAGAGGTTGAAGCCTCCTTgatgtcggatgacaccgacacagcctcgaataccatcccgaaggcctcgCCGTCAGGCCTTGTCGATCCTCGCTtgatgcccgatgacactcgaattgattcgaccacggtcgtaGAGGTTTCCACGTCATCGTCGTCGATCGACTTGGTCGCGTGTGAGAAGATGTACTTCACCGACGATCCCTTCTTTTGGAGCCTGGAAGAGGTCCATGCCTTCCtgatgtccgatgacaccttCGCTGCATCGACTACGGAACAAATGGCGTGCGTGGACGATGCTCGCTCGACAACCCCGAAAGCGTTGCAAGCCTCGTTGATTTCTGATGGCACCGGCACTGATTCGACCACGGCCGAAGTGGTTTCGTCGTCATCGTCGTACGACTTTGTTGGGTATGAGCAGACGGAGAACGTAGTTGATGTCGACGACTTCATGCAAGAGATCGATGCCCTCATGAAGTCCGATGACACACCTGTGGATTCGGCAATGATCTCGTGGCTGGAGCAGTAG
- the LOC135608767 gene encoding protein CUP-SHAPED COTYLEDON 2-like: protein MDPVDVVPSGYRFLPTAEELVVDYLANCVAGTRLPSRAVAFADVYGTEPWNLLCNGRQEGYFFAERKPKNSGGPRVDRRAGTGSWTLNKKQEPVKSIVDGREMVVGRKSFLSFNDGRRKNSGWVMYEYEMCSPGFERRVLCHVKKSSHHAISGGNFIKKVESTFTEAATETISGGSLVGQKRNREESSTLSAKALTPSKKPAHSLQSDVSPPPTAVVQHPISARPVTPPESRLSSVDSVAPNEAGVPSAALSSTDVCGGEPLITVEELEAFLASPSPSVDLGDEQNCIDDAFFTREVEASLMSDDTDTASNTIPKASPSGLVDPRLMPDDTRIDSTTVVEVSSSSSSIDLVACEKMYFTDDPFFWSLEEVHAFLMSDDTFAASTTEQMACVDDARSTTPKALQASLISDGTGPDSTTAEVVSSSSSYDFVGCEQTENVVDVDDFMQEIDALMKSDDTPVDSAMISWLEQ, encoded by the coding sequence ATGGATCCCGTCGACGTCGTTCCGAGTGGttacaggttccttcccacggcggaggaactcgtgGTCGACTACCTCGCCAACTGCGTTGCCGGCACACGGCTCCCTagccgcgctgtcgccttcgccgatgtctacggcaccgagccgtggaatcttctctgcaacggtcgacaggagggctatttctttgcggagcgcaagcccaagaacagcggcGGCCCGCGCGTCGATCGAAGGGCCGGCACCGGTTCTTGGACTCTGAACAAAAAGCAAGAACCCGTCAAGTCCATCGTCGacgggcgcgagatggtggtggGACGAAAGAGCTTCCTCTCCTTCAACGATGGCCGGCGGAAAAACTCCGGGTGGGTAATGTATGAGTATGAGATGTGTTCCCCGGGcttcgagagacgagttctctgtcacgttaAGAAGAGTTCGCATCATGCCATCTCCGGCGGCAATTTCATCAAAAAGGTTGAGTCGACGTTCACGGAGGCCGCGACAGAGACGATCTCCGGCGGCAGCCTCGTTGGgcagaagagaaatagagaggaatcttctactctctcagCAAAAGCATTGACTCCCTCAAAGAAGCCAGCACATTCATTgcagtccgacgtctcaccacctccaaccgcggtggtgcaacaTCCCATATCGGCTCGTCCTGTGACACCCCCGGAGAGTCGTCTTTCCTCGGTCGACTCAgttgcaccgaacgaagccggagtcccATCCGCCGCTCTATCGTCAACGGATGTCTGCGGAGGTGAGCCCTTGATAACTGTGGAAGAActcgaagcattcttggcttcgccttcgccgtcggtcgatcttggcgaTGAACAGAACTGCATCGACGATGCTTTCTTCACCCGAGAGGTTGAAGCCTCCTTgatgtcggatgacaccgacacagcctcgaataccatcccgaaggcctcgCCGTCAGGCCTTGTCGATCCTCGCTtgatgcccgatgacactcgaattgattcgaccacggtcgtaGAGGTTTCCTCGTCATCGTCGTCGATCGACTTGGTCGCGTGTGAGAAGATGTACTTCACCGACGATCCCTTCTTTTGGAGCCTGGAAGAGGTCCATGCCTTCCtgatgtccgatgacaccttCGCTGCATCGACTACGGAACAAATGGCGTGCGTGGACGATGCTCGCTCGACAACCCCGAAAGCGTTGCAAGCCTCGTTGATTTCTGATGGCACCGGCCCTGATTCGACCACGGCCGAAGTGGTTTCGTCGTCATCGTCGTACGACTTTGTTGGGTGTGAGCAGACGGAGAACGTAGTTGATGTCGACGACTTCATGCAAGAGATTGATGCCCTCATGAAGTCCGATGACACACCTGTGGATTCGGCAATGATCTCATGGCTGGAGCAGTAG
- the LOC135608768 gene encoding NAC transcription factor NAM-B2-like — translation MDPVDVVPSGYRFLPTAEELVVDYLANCVAGTPLPSRAVAFADVYGTEPWNLLSSDRQEGYFFAERKTKNSGGSRVDRRAGTGSWTLNKKQEPVKSIVDGREMVVGRKSFLSFNDGRRKNSGWVMYEYEMCSSGFERRVLCHVKKSSHHAVSGGNFIKKVESTFTEAATETVSGGSLVGQKRNREESSALSAKASTPSKKPAHSLQSDVSPPPTAVVQHPISARPVTPPESRLSSVDSVAPNEAGVPSAALSSTDVGGGEPLITVEELEAFLASPSPSVDLGDEQNCIDDAFFAREVEASLMSDDTDTASNTIPKASPSGLVDLLLMPDDTRIDSTTVVEVSSSSSSIDLVACEKMYFTDDPFFTSLEEIHAILMSDDTFAASTTEQMACTGTGTDSTTAEAVSSSSSNDFVGCEQTENVDDVDDFMREIDALMKSDDTPVDSAMISWLEQ, via the coding sequence ATGGATCCCGTCGACGTCGTTCCGAGTGGttacaggttccttcccacggcggaggaactcgtgGTCGACTACCTCGCCAACTGCGTCGCCGGCACACCGCTCCCTagccgcgctgtcgccttcgccgatgtctacggcaccgagccgtggaatcttctcaGCAGCGATCGacaggagggctatttctttgcggagcgcaagACCAAGAACAGCGGCGGCTCCCGGGTCGATCGAAGGGCCGGCACCGGTTCTTGGACTCTGAACAAAAAGCAAGAACCCGTCAAGTCCATCGTCGacgggcgcgagatggtggtggGACGAAAGAGCTTCCTCTCCTTCAACGATGGCCGGCGGAAAAACTCCGGGTGGGTCATGTACGAGTATGAGATGTGTTCCTCCGGcttcgagagacgagttctctgtcacgttaAGAAGAGTTCGCATCATGCCGTCTCCGGCGGCAATTTCATCAAAAAGGTTGAGTCGACGTTCACGGAGGCCGCGACAGAGACGGTCTCCGGCGGCAGCCTCGTTGGgcagaagagaaatagagaggaatcTTCTGCTCTCTCAGCAAAAGCATCGACTCCCTCAAAGAAGCCAGCACATTCATTgcagtccgacgtctcaccacctccaaccgcggtggtgcaacaTCCCATATCGGCTCGTCCTGTGACACCCCCGGAGAGTCGTCTTTCCTCGGTCGACTCAgttgcaccgaacgaagccggagtcccATCCGCCGCTCTATCGTCAACGGATGTCGGCGGAGGTGAGCCCTTGATAACTGTGGAAGAActcgaagcattcttggcttcgccttcgccgtcggtcgatcttggcgaTGAACAGAACTGCATCGACGATGCTTTCTTCGCCCGAGAGGTTGAAGCCTCCTTgatgtcggatgacaccgacacagcctcgaataccatcccgaaggcctcgccgtcaggccttgtcgatcttctcttgatgcccgatgacactcgaattgattcgaccacggtcgtaGAGGTTTCCTCGTCATCGTCGTCGATCGACTTGGTCGCCTGTGAGAAGATGTACTTCACCGACGATCCCTTCTTTACGAGCCTGGAAGAGATCCATGCCATCCtgatgtccgatgacaccttCGCCGCATCGACGACGGAACAAATGGCGTGCACCGGCACCGGCACAGATTCGACCACGGCCGAAGCGGTTTCGTCGTCATCGTCGAACGACTTTGTTGGGTGTGAGCAGACGGAGAACGTAGATGATGTCGACGACTTCATGCGAGAGATCGATGCCCTCATGAAGTCCGATGACACACCTGTGGATTCGGCAATGATCTCGTGGCTGGAGCAGTAG
- the LOC135610567 gene encoding transmembrane 9 superfamily member 3-like, producing MYYDDLPLWGFLGKMKGVKTDSGKDKYFLFKHIHFNILYNDDRVIEINVQTDPNINVDISEDRKLDVEFLYSVTWKNSDISFEERMAKYSRTSSMPQYLEIHWFSIVYSCVTLLLLTRFLATILMRVLKNDFVKYSLIEESLEDQEDSGWKYIHGDVFRFPKNKSLFSVIIGSGTQLLVLYDYSEYGASTDIETVYQCLQTEYGAGQEDLILYGQSVGGGPTLHLAAHLPRL from the exons ATGTATTATGATGATCTGCCTTTATGGGGTTTCCTGGGCAAGATGAAGGGGGTCAAGACTGATTCGGGCAAAGACAAGTACTTTCTCTTTAAACACATTCACTTCAATATCCTTTACAATGATGATCGGGTCATAGAGATCAATGTACAAACGGACCCCAATATTAATGTGGATATCTCGGAGGATAGGAAATTGGATGTCGAGTTTTTATATTCTGTGACATGGAAAAATAGTGACATATCTTTTGAAGAAAGGATGGCAAAGTACTCAAGGACATCCTCTATGCCTCAATATTTAGAGATTCATTGGTTCTCAATTGTTTATTCATGTGTGACTCTCCTTCTTCTGACTCGGTTTCTTGCTACGATTCTCATGCGTGTGCTCAAAAATGATTTTGTAAA ATATTCTCTCATTGAGGAGTCTCTTGAAGATCAAGAGGATTCTGGATGGAAATATATCCATGGAGATGTCTTCCGATTTCCAAAGAACAAGTCTTTGTTTTCAGTTATTATTGGTTCTGGAACTCAGCTCCTAGTGCT ATATGACTATTCAGAATATGGAGCATCTACTG ATATCGAGACAGTGTACCAGTGTCTGCAGACAGAATATGGAGCCGGTCAGGAAGATTTGATCTTGTATGGCCAATCTGTCGGTGGCGGTCCCACATTGCATTTGGCAGCTCACTTGCCGAGACTGTGA